The Pseudomonas nunensis genome includes the window AGCCCAACCCGGAAGATGCACCGTCCAACCTGGCGATCATCGGCCGCTACATCCTGACGCCTGACATCTTTGATCTGCTCGCCGATACCCAGCCAGGCAAAGGTGGGGAGATCCAGATCACCGACGCGCTGATGAAGCAGGCGCAAAACGGTTGCGTGCTGGCCTACAAGTTCGACGGCCTGCGCTTCGATTGCGGCGGTGCCGAGGGTTATCTCGACGCGACCAACTTCTGCTACGAGCACTTGTACCTCAAGGGTCTCTGAGCAAGCTCTCAACCGTCGCTCACTCTTCAATCAGGCAGGCCATTATGAACATTGCAAAAAACTCGGCAGACATTGAACAGGGCAACGTCGGGGTGATGGCCTGGTTGTCACTGAATCCGTCTTTGCCCTCCCCGGCCGAGACCTGGCTGGGCTCGCTGCTGATGGTGGAACGCATCGGGGTGTTTCCTTCGTCAGGGGAAATCCGCCGTCCCATTCGCGATCCTGACGCCCTCCTCGCCTACCTGAAAAACCTTTACGGCGAGCAGGCGCTGGATATCGACGAACGCGCCGGGCTGAAAGTGATTTTCAGCGACTGGCGATTTCGGGCGCGTGTTGTTGGCAGCGATCCTGCGATCGTGATTACGGTAGAAACCCGCTGTGATCCGCAGCTGATGCCACTCAAGACAGCGGAGTTGTTGAGTCAGTTGGAGCGCTTCGAGAAAGGCATGCTCTGAAGACTGATGCCTGACACCGAACCTGTGGGAGCGGGCTTGCTCGCGAAGAGGCCGTGTCAGTCACCATCAATGTTGGCTGACACGCCGCCTTCGCGAGCAAGCCCGCTCCCACAGGTGTCCTGCGGCGAGACCGCTTTATTCCCGCCAACGATCAGACGATAGAGATAATCCGCAATCACCCGCCCTCCCGCTCCCGGGATCGGGTGAATCCGGTCCGGGCCGATCATCGGCGCAGGTCCGCCCAAGGCATAGCGTTTGACGTCGGCACCGAACGCACATTGCATATTGGCGTAACCCAGATGTTCCTTGTGCGCCCAAGGCTCCAGCACCTGCGCATAAGCCGACATCGGATAGGCACTTGAGCGTGTGGTGTCCTGGCGCAGGATCAGGTTGATGCTCGCGGCCGGATGAATCTCGCGCACCATCCGCACCAGCCCTTGAATGTTTGCCAGATACTGTTCGGGTTTCACGCCGAAGCCCTGGTCATTACCGCCCAGCATGATCAGGTAAATGTCCGCCGGAATCTTCGACACCACGGCTTTCCATTGCGTCTGCCACTGGGCATCGCTGTGATAAAAATCTGCGGAGGCCGCGCCGGAAGCTGCGAGTTTGGAGACCCTGACGCCGCCCTCGCGATTGCTCAGCCACAAGCCGAACAGGGTGGGCGCGCCTTTGACCACTTCGAGTCGAAACGCCCAATCAGCCGTGTCAGCCGCACCAGGCAGCGGCACCTCCTGGACACCCGAACCGCCAAGCTGCAATGAATGCCACGAGTCTGAAGCCGTCCAGCGGTAGCGCACCTCACTGGCTTTCCCATCCCCGAGATACAGCAACTTCGCCTGGGCGATGGACGTGTCAACGCTGGCTGTCGGGCGCGCATCGATCTCCAGATAAGCGCCGGGCTGGCCGGTAATCGTGCGGCTGTCAGGACTGGCCTGGCCAAGACCGGACACGTCCCAGTCACCGCCGAAAAACTTTTCACTGCCACGGGTGTATTTGTAGTGAGTGCCGCCAAGCGCCGCGCCATGGTTGAAACCGACATAACCCGGCCCGGCGAAACCCGCCTCGTGGGTGAGCCGCTGGACGAGCTTGTTCAGGTAAAAATCCTGCCCGGCGCTGTAGCTGTCGCCAATCACCGAGATGGCCAACACCTTCCCCGCCTTGCCTTCGCGCCATTGCGCAAAGCGTTCGCGAGCGTCACCCACTTCGATCACCGAAGCCGGTGCGGGACGCACTTCATCAACTGCAAACATGCGTCACTTCCTTATCCGTCACCACGGCGACAGCCAATTGTTGGTTAAACACCCTTCTCGTAGCAGCTGCCGAGCACCGCGAGGCTGCGTTCGGCGGCGAAGCCGTCGTGAGATCGAGCGACGCGGTGTTTCAGGAAAACCGCGCGCTCAGGTTTTACGACGGCTTCGCCGCCGAACGCAGCCTCGCGGTGCTCGGCAGCTGCTACGGGGAGCATTACGGGTTAGCCATTGCGATGATCGGTGGTTTTTTGCGGGTGGCGCGCTCACCCAGGAATAGCACGGAGGTGAAGTTGAACCGACTGAAAAGGCTCGACAACAGCACCGGCCCCAGCAAGCCACAGGTCACGCCGCCGAGCACCAGCACACTGTCAGCCGTCACGCCCAGACGCGCCAGCACGAGGCGCGAAGCTGCGGCAAACAGCACATGAAACAGGAAAATCCCGTAG containing:
- a CDS encoding SGNH/GDSL hydrolase family protein, which codes for MFAVDEVRPAPASVIEVGDARERFAQWREGKAGKVLAISVIGDSYSAGQDFYLNKLVQRLTHEAGFAGPGYVGFNHGAALGGTHYKYTRGSEKFFGGDWDVSGLGQASPDSRTITGQPGAYLEIDARPTASVDTSIAQAKLLYLGDGKASEVRYRWTASDSWHSLQLGGSGVQEVPLPGAADTADWAFRLEVVKGAPTLFGLWLSNREGGVRVSKLAASGAASADFYHSDAQWQTQWKAVVSKIPADIYLIMLGGNDQGFGVKPEQYLANIQGLVRMVREIHPAASINLILRQDTTRSSAYPMSAYAQVLEPWAHKEHLGYANMQCAFGADVKRYALGGPAPMIGPDRIHPIPGAGGRVIADYLYRLIVGGNKAVSPQDTCGSGLAREGGVSANIDGD